The sequence TCAATACTTCTTTTAATGTCAGAGGAGAACCTTTAGTTTTGACTCCTGAGGATGCCTTTAGGTGTTTTATGCGCACTGAGATGGATTATCTGGTTATGGGTAGTTTTCTGCTCGATAAAACTAAGCAGAAGCCCATAGAAAAAGATTTAAAATGGCAGAAAGAATTTACGCTTGATTAAGATGAAGAATGCCAATACGCAAATACTTAAAAGTTTTGGGATAACTATGGGGTTTATTTTTATAGTTATAAGTGTGGTCTTATTTTTTAAGCATGAAAATATTTTTTTTGTTGCAATAGTATCGATCTTGTTTTTTTTAGTAGCTTTTATTTTGCCTAGCCTGCTTTATCCGTTATACATATCCTGGATGAAATTAGCCCTTGTTTTATCTTGGATTAATACCAGGTTGGTTTTATTTTTGATGTTCTATTTTATTTTTACTCCAATAGGCGTGATCCTGAAATTATTACGAAAAGATTTGCTAGATATAAAAATAAATAAAGCTGAAAAGACATACTGGAGAAAAAAGGATAAAGGTTCTGGTATCTCTTCTTATGAAAAACAATTTTAGGAGGATAAAGTGGGTAAATTTTTAATTTTAAAAGAGTTAGGGGAGTTTCTGTGGATAAGGAAAAAGTGGTGGCTAACTCCGATTTTAATTATGTTTGTTTTGTTTGGGATGTTGGTATTTTTTACACAGAGTAGTGCAGTAGCTCCATTCATTTATACGCTTTTCTAATTTTTCATGATAGATAAACATAAGATTAAAAGGATTTTAGCAGTCCGTAATGACAGGTTTGGAGAGTTTTTACTGAATATTCCGGCTCTAAGGGCACTGAAAGAGGAATATCCCCAGGCAAAGCTTACCTTGGCGGTAAATCCTGTAGTTTGTGGATTGGCAAGTATAGTTGAGTGTATTGATGAGGTAGTAGTTTGGGATCAAATTAAGAAGAATTTGAGGAAATATAAATTTGAACTTGGAGTTGTTTTGAATCCTACCAAAGAGGCGCATCTGAATATTTTTCTGGCAGGCATTCCTGTCAGAGTAGGCTATAATAGGAAGTGGGGATTTTTGCTTACTCATAAGCTAAGAGATACAAAGGATATTGGCAAGAAACATGAAGTAGATTCTAATTTAGAGTTAGTTGCTTTAGTTGGAGCGTATACTCAGAATAAGTCTATTTTAATTAAAGTTAATGAAAAGCTTTTTCCTGAACTATCAAATCAGAAAATAATAGCAATACATCCTTTTACCAGTGATCCGGTAAAGCTTTGGGCGATTGATAATTTTAAAGAATTGGCAGGGCGTATTAGGCGGCAATTAGGCCTCAAGGTTATATTAGTTGGGTTATCTCAAGACGCTATAAAAGTAGAGGGCGATATTATAAATATGATTAATAAGACTTCTCTATTGGAATTAGCCGCATTATTAAAACATTGTTCATTACTTATTTCAGGTGATAGCGGGCCAGTGCATTTAGCTGCGGCTGTAGGTACCCCAGTGATAGCGTTATTCAGGAATGATTTAGCCGGTAAGGCTGCTAAACGTTGGGGGCCATATGGAGAAGGACATATTGTGATTGAAAAGAGTAAACTTAGCGATATAAGCATAGATGAAGTATTTAATAGAATAAAGGACAAGGAATGATTTTTAAAAGTGAGACGGATGCTGCGCCTAAAAAATTTAATTTTTTGATCATTAATCCTTTTGGTATCGGGGATGTCTTATTTACTACGCCGGTAATTAAAGCATTAAAGTCTCAATATCCAGATTCCTTTATCGGTTATTGGTCAAATCTAAGGGTTAAGCCGATTCTTGAAACTAACCCTCAGATAAACAAGGTTTTTGCTCTGTCACGCGGCGACTTTAAGAAAATTTTTCAGGAATCATTTTTTAAGGGAATATGGAATGCAATTAAGTTAACTTGGCAGATAAAAAAAGAGCATTTTGACATTTGTCTTGATTTCTCTCTTGATCACCGCTATAGTTTATTTACAAAAATAATCGGTATCAGCCAACGCATTGGATTTAACTATAAGGGAAGAGGCAGGTTTCTTACCAAGCGAATTGATTTGACAGGATATCAGGATAAACACGTAGTTGAATATTATTTAGAGCTTTTAAAATTTCTGAATATTCCTGTGGCAGATAAGAGTCTGTGCCTGAATATTTCTGCGCAGAGCCGGAGGAAGGCGCTAGATTTATTAACTGTTGTCGGAATCCAAGATAATGATTTGATAGTTGGTATTGTCCCTGGAGCAGGAGGTAGTTGGGGTAAGGATTCAGTCTATAAGCATTGGCCGGCATTGAAATTTGCTCAAGTAGCTGGTATGCTTGCCGGGGAGCTTAAAGCAAAAATCGTAATTTTAGGAGATGAATCTGAGCGCAAGATTGCTGAAGTTATTACGCATGTTATGCGTAATAAGCCAATAGATTTTACAGGTAAGATTGGATTGGAGATTTTACCAGCAGTAATTAAAAATTGTAATTTACTCATTACTAATGATGGCGGCCCTATGCATATGGCAGTAGCTTTGGGGGTGAAAACAGTTTCTGTATTTGGCCCGGTAAGCGAGCTGGTGTACGGGCCGTTTCCAGATAGTTTTAAACATGTAGTTTTAAAATGGGATATGTCTTGTCGGCCATGCTATAATAATTTTAGGTTAAGCCCATGTGATAAAGACAGGGAATGTTTAAAATCCGTAAGTGTGAAAGCAGTTTTTGAAGCAGCAGTGAAGTTATTGAGTTAAATAAAGGGGTCGGTTCTATTTTTTAGAACTGGACTCGGGAAAAATAGAACCGTCCCCTTTATTTTATCAGGATATCAAAGGAGATTCATGAATATACCGACATTGGATTTAAAGAAGCAGATTGAGCCGATTCGTCAGGAATTGGATGCGGCAATAAAAGAAGTAATTGATAATACAAGTTTTATTCTTGGATCTGGTGTCGATAAGTTCGAGCGGCATGTTACTGAATATTCCGGCGCAAAATATGCAATTGGAGTTTCAAATGGTACCGACGCTATTTCTCTTGCAATGTTAGCGCTGGGAATTAAGCCTGATGATGGTGTAATTTGTCCTGCGTTTACCTATTATGCGACAGCTGGAGCGGTGGCAAATATAGGGGCTGTCCCGGTTTTTGCGGATATTGATTGCGATACTTATAATATTTCGCTTGAAAGTGTGGAAAAAATATTATCTAGAAAGAATAAATTCAAAATAAAAGCAATTATTCCAGTGCATCTTTACGGGGCTTGTGCTGACATGGATGGGGTTTTGAAGCTGGCGCGTCAGTATAAAATCAAGGTTGTGGAAGATACAGCACAAGCATTCGGGGCAGAGTATCGAGGTAAAAAAGCAGGTACGCTTGGTGATTGCGGCACTGTGAGTTTCTACCCTGGAAAAAATATCGGTGCCTTTGGGGATGCAGGATTAATATTAACAAATATTAAAAACCTGGCAGAAAAAATAAGAATTTTTCGTAATCAAGGTAATAAGGATAAATATTATCATTTATTTTTGGGCCGTAATAACCGCTTAGATTCAATTCAGGCTGCAGTTCTTGATGTTAAGCTGAAATATCTTGATATATGGAATAAAAAGAGGCAGGAGGTTGCGCAGTACTACAATAGGAATTTAGCCGGGCTTAATCTTAAGTTACCGGTTGTAGCTAGAAATTCTACGCATATTTATCATCAGTATGTTCTTAGAGCACAGGTTTCAAATAAAAGCTTCGTGGATTACTTGCAAACAAAAGGAATTGATTCACGGGTATTTTATCCGGTTCCTTTGCATTTGCAGAAATGTTTTAAATATTTAGGATATAAAACAGGAAATTTTCCGGAAGCAGAAAAAGCGGCAAAGCAAACCTTTACTTTGCCGATTTATCCGGAGTTAACTCTGGAGGAAAAAAATTATATCATTTCTCAAGTCGAAACTGTTTCCCTGCCTTGCCGGCAGGCAGCTCAATCGGGAAATAGGGTAAAAATATGACCCTTCCTTAAAAGGTATAGGAAGGCCTACCCTTGCGGGATAAGGAGTTATTGATGGCAAAATTATCGGTTGTAGTTTTAACTAAGAATGAGGAGTCATGTATTGGGCAGTGCCTTGAATCGGTGAAGTGGGCTGATGAAATTATCGTGGTAGATGATGAAAGTACAGATAAGACAGTCGAGATTGTTAAAAAATATAACTGTAAAGTTTTCTTTAGGAAAATGGATGTGGAGGGTAAGCATAGAAATTGGGCTTACGCACAGGCAAAAAATAATTGGGTATTAAGCCTTGATGCAGATGAGACGGTTACGCCTGAATTAAGAATAGAGATTGAGAGCGCAATAGCAACAGATGAATTTGTTGCTTATGACATTCCTTTGCGTAACTTTATTAGTAATTATTGGGTAAAATACGGTGGTTGGTATCCGGCAGCGAAGGTAAGGCTATTTAAAAAAGATAAATTTAAATATGAAGAATCTGAGGTGCATCCGCGCGCCTTTATTGAAGGCTCCTGCGGACATCTAAAATTTGATATCATTCATCGAGGATACCCGGATTTAGAGCATTTTTTAAATAGTGTGAATCGTCAGTCTACTCTTGAAGCGGTAAAATGGATAAATACCGGCCGTAAGATGACGCTACTTTGGGTTTCTTGGAGGGCGGTGGACAGATTTTTTAGAAGATACATCCGTAAGAAATCATATAAGGATGGTATGTACGGGTTTGTTATTGCTTATTTTGACACCTTGTATCAAATATTAAGTTATGTAAAGTTTAGAGAGATGCAGAATAAAAATAAGCAAAGCTTGAATAGGCACTGAATTAAAAAGGGGACGTTTCCCTTTTAGAAGTATAGAATACTAAAAAGGGAAACGTCCCCGTTTAAAAGTTACTTGATTGGTATTAAATTATGAAAGCAATTTTTTTAGATAGAGATGGCGTAATAAATAGGTATCCTGGGGATAAGCTATATGTAACTTCAATAAAGAAATTCAAGTTTTTGCCATATGCAAAAAAAGCAATTGCTTTATTGACCAAAAATGGTTTTAAAATATTTGTAGCATCCAATCAGGCTGGAATAGGTAAGGGTATATATAGCCAGAAAACTTTAAATATGATAACTGTCAAGATGCTCTCTGATATTGAGAAAGCGGGAGGCAGGATTGATAAGGTTTATTATTGTACTCATCGTAAAGAAATAGGTTGCTCCTGTCGTAAGCCAAAACCAGGGTTGTTAAAGATGGCTGCAGAAGAGTTTAAAATTAATTTAAAAGACGCTTATTTTATTGGCGATGCCATACGCGATATCTTTACTGCGAATGCAGCAGGATGCAAGTCTATTCTGGTGTTGACTGGGAAAGAAAAACAAAAAAATCAAAAAAATTGGAAAGTAAAGCCGGATTTTGTATTTAAGAACTTATTGGCGGTAGCTAAATTTTTAAAATAAAAGGGGACGGTTCTATTTTTCTAGAACTGCTCTCTGGAAAAATAGAACCGTCCCCTTTATTTAACAAGTAAAATTATGAAAGTATTAATTACTTATGTTTCAGCAGGCGCCGGGCATCGTAAAGTAGCTGAGGCAATATATGATTACCTAAAAAATAACCGGCAGGATTTAACTCTTGAGCTGGTTGATCTTTTGCCTTTTACCAGCCGATTTTTTCGTTTTTGTTATAATCGCGGTTATCCATTCTTAGTACATTCTGCTGTCTGGTTTTGGGGTTTTTTCTTCTGGATGGCAGAGTTTAACCTGACTCGTCGATTTATCCGTAAAATTTCTTCTATTATAAATTATTTTAGCTGTCAAAAATTCGTAAAATATCTTGAGGATGAGAATTCTGATTTTATCATTTCTACGCATTTCCTTAATTCAGAGCTGGCAGCTGGTTTAAAATTAAAAAATAAAATTAAGTCAAAGCTTATTACTGTGATTACGGATTTTGGGGTACATCCGTTTTGGGTATCTAGGGGAACAGATATCTATATTGCTGCATCAGGGTTTACCAGGGATGAATTATTAAGATCAGGGGTAGATGAAATCCAAATTATGGTTTTAGGGATTCCCTTCAGCCAAAATTTTAGTAAAACTCAAGATAGAAAGCGCTTGGCAGATAAATTTGGTATTTTGGTAGATAAGTTTACGGTGTTGATTATGACGGGGTCATTTGGGACAGGCCCGCTTGAGAAAATTACCCAGAGCCTTTGTGATGAAACGCAAGTATTGGTAGTTTGTGCGAATAATAAATCTCTATTTACGAGGCTGAGGAAAAAAGATTATAAGAGTGTGAGAGTTTTTGGATTTGTGGATAACGTTGGCGAGCTGATGGCGGTTTCTGATATTATGATTACTAAGCCTGGTGGTTCAAGTATTACCGAGTTGTTGGTTATGGGATTAGTCCCTATATTTATAACGGCAATACCCGGCCAAGAGAAAAATAATGCTAAAATTTTGGCTGCTTATGGAGTAGGATTTACACCTGAGAATATTAAGCAGATTAAGAAGTTAGTTATTGATTTAAAGAATGACCCGAAGAAGCTAAAAAGTTTAAAAAACAATGCTATGGCATTGGCTAAGCCATTTGCCTGCCAGGAGCTAGCTGATGTTATACGCTAATGTTGTATTGGGGCTGCCTATTGACGGGCCATTTGATTACCTTGTTCCGCCTGATTTAGAGAATAAAATTACTGTTGGGATAAGGGTTTTGGTAAATTTCCGCAATAAAAGAGAAGTAGCCTATGTAGTTGGATTAAATAAAAAAACCAAGATTAAAAAAATAAAAGAAATTTTGTCAGTTCTTGACCAAGCACCTATTTTAGATGAAAGTATGCTTTTGTTAACTAGGAATTTGGCTCAATATTATTGTTGTTCCTGGGGAGAGGCTATTGAAACTGCGCTTCCTGAAGGATTAAGAAAAGGTAAAGAAACTAAAAAAGGGGACGGTTCTCTTTTTTTTAATAAAGTTACAGGAAAAGAGAACCGTCCCCTTTTTCTTCAAGGGCAGGAGCGTATGTCGGTTTATTTAAAAGAGATTAAGCAATTTTGTGCAGATAGGCGTTCAGTGATTGTTTTGTTTAGTGATATTTCTGAGGCAGAAAGGGCGAAGAAATTAATTGAGCAAGATTCAGGTTTAGAGGTCTTTTTGGTATTCCGTAAACAGCTAAAGGAGCTGGAAGTCTGGGAAAAAATCAGGCAGGCACAATGTTGCATTGTTGTTGGAACACGTTCAAGTATTTTCTCTCCGGTAAATAATTTAGGGTTGATTATTGTTGATCAGGAGGATGATTCTGTTTATAAACAGGAGCAGGTGCCGCATTATCATGCTAGAGAAGTTGGGTTGATGCGTGCTCAAATTGATGGAGCAAAGATTATTTTGGGCAGCTACTGCTTATCTTTGAGAAGCTTTTATCTGGCGCATAAAGAGAATCATGAGTTTAGAATTGTTCCTTCTGAAACAGCATACCCGCTTGTTAAAGTTATTGATTTGAGCCGGCTTGCTTATGCCGAAAGAAAAATTAAATCTATTTTTTCTAAGTTGTTGGCGGATGCAGTATATTCTACGCTTGGTGAAAGAGGAAAAATTCTTCTGGTGATTAACCGTAAAGGTTTTGCAACTTCTGCAAGCTGTCATAATTGCGGCGTGGCTTTGAAATGCCCGCGTTGCAATATTAATTTGGTATTTCATTTTGGAGAGGATAAATTAAAATGCCACCATTGTAATTTCAAGATGGAGCTGCCTAAGATTTGCCCTAATTGTAATGCCGGCTATATTAAGTATTCCGGTATAGGAACAGAAAAAGTTGAAAGCGAATTAGCCCGGATTTTTCCTCAGGCATCCGTTAAGATAATAGATGAGCAAAAAGGCATGGTTAATTTATCTGATGCGGATATTTTTGTGGGCACAGGCTTTGTAGCAAAACAGCAGGGTTCTATAAGGTTTGATTTAATCGGAGTTTTGGCTATAGATAATTCGCTTAACCGGATAGATTTTATGGCTTCTGAAAAAACATTTTCCATGCTTATGAGTTTGGTTAGTTTGACCGCTAAGAAAATGATTATTCAGAGTGCCAACGCCAGCCATCATTGTTTTCAGGCATTGATTAAGAATGACCCTGAATTATTTTATGAAAGAGAATTAGCGCAGCGTAAACAGTTAAATCTTGCACCGTTTAAACATATGATTTTGCTTAAGATTAGGGGAATAAACCCAGAGAAGGTTAAAAAGGCATCCGTTGATTTATTTCAGAGGTTAAATGCTCTAAAGACGGCCAGTATGAAAATATTATCTCTTAATTGCGGCCAGCCTGCTAAGTTACGGGGTAATTTTTATTATCAAATATTAATGCGCGCATCTAGTCCACAAAAAGCCAGCCATTTTTTAAAATCTCACTTAAAAGAATGGCATTATTCAGGTATAATAGTTACGATAGATGTGGATCCGGTTTAAAGAGCGTTAAATTTTGGATTAGCTATAAGCCGTAAGCGTTAA comes from Candidatus Omnitrophota bacterium and encodes:
- a CDS encoding DUF5989 family protein; this encodes MGKFLILKELGEFLWIRKKWWLTPILIMFVLFGMLVFFTQSSAVAPFIYTLF
- the priA gene encoding primosomal protein N', whose amino-acid sequence is MLYANVVLGLPIDGPFDYLVPPDLENKITVGIRVLVNFRNKREVAYVVGLNKKTKIKKIKEILSVLDQAPILDESMLLLTRNLAQYYCCSWGEAIETALPEGLRKGKETKKGDGSLFFNKVTGKENRPLFLQGQERMSVYLKEIKQFCADRRSVIVLFSDISEAERAKKLIEQDSGLEVFLVFRKQLKELEVWEKIRQAQCCIVVGTRSSIFSPVNNLGLIIVDQEDDSVYKQEQVPHYHAREVGLMRAQIDGAKIILGSYCLSLRSFYLAHKENHEFRIVPSETAYPLVKVIDLSRLAYAERKIKSIFSKLLADAVYSTLGERGKILLVINRKGFATSASCHNCGVALKCPRCNINLVFHFGEDKLKCHHCNFKMELPKICPNCNAGYIKYSGIGTEKVESELARIFPQASVKIIDEQKGMVNLSDADIFVGTGFVAKQQGSIRFDLIGVLAIDNSLNRIDFMASEKTFSMLMSLVSLTAKKMIIQSANASHHCFQALIKNDPELFYERELAQRKQLNLAPFKHMILLKIRGINPEKVKKASVDLFQRLNALKTASMKILSLNCGQPAKLRGNFYYQILMRASSPQKASHFLKSHLKEWHYSGIIVTIDVDPV
- a CDS encoding glycosyltransferase family 9 protein; amino-acid sequence: MIFKSETDAAPKKFNFLIINPFGIGDVLFTTPVIKALKSQYPDSFIGYWSNLRVKPILETNPQINKVFALSRGDFKKIFQESFFKGIWNAIKLTWQIKKEHFDICLDFSLDHRYSLFTKIIGISQRIGFNYKGRGRFLTKRIDLTGYQDKHVVEYYLELLKFLNIPVADKSLCLNISAQSRRKALDLLTVVGIQDNDLIVGIVPGAGGSWGKDSVYKHWPALKFAQVAGMLAGELKAKIVILGDESERKIAEVITHVMRNKPIDFTGKIGLEILPAVIKNCNLLITNDGGPMHMAVALGVKTVSVFGPVSELVYGPFPDSFKHVVLKWDMSCRPCYNNFRLSPCDKDRECLKSVSVKAVFEAAVKLLS
- the gmhB gene encoding D-glycero-beta-D-manno-heptose 1,7-bisphosphate 7-phosphatase; the encoded protein is MKAIFLDRDGVINRYPGDKLYVTSIKKFKFLPYAKKAIALLTKNGFKIFVASNQAGIGKGIYSQKTLNMITVKMLSDIEKAGGRIDKVYYCTHRKEIGCSCRKPKPGLLKMAAEEFKINLKDAYFIGDAIRDIFTANAAGCKSILVLTGKEKQKNQKNWKVKPDFVFKNLLAVAKFLK
- a CDS encoding SxtJ family membrane protein; the protein is MKNANTQILKSFGITMGFIFIVISVVLFFKHENIFFVAIVSILFFLVAFILPSLLYPLYISWMKLALVLSWINTRLVLFLMFYFIFTPIGVILKLLRKDLLDIKINKAEKTYWRKKDKGSGISSYEKQF
- a CDS encoding glycosyltransferase gives rise to the protein MKVLITYVSAGAGHRKVAEAIYDYLKNNRQDLTLELVDLLPFTSRFFRFCYNRGYPFLVHSAVWFWGFFFWMAEFNLTRRFIRKISSIINYFSCQKFVKYLEDENSDFIISTHFLNSELAAGLKLKNKIKSKLITVITDFGVHPFWVSRGTDIYIAASGFTRDELLRSGVDEIQIMVLGIPFSQNFSKTQDRKRLADKFGILVDKFTVLIMTGSFGTGPLEKITQSLCDETQVLVVCANNKSLFTRLRKKDYKSVRVFGFVDNVGELMAVSDIMITKPGGSSITELLVMGLVPIFITAIPGQEKNNAKILAAYGVGFTPENIKQIKKLVIDLKNDPKKLKSLKNNAMALAKPFACQELADVIR
- a CDS encoding glycosyltransferase family 9 protein, which codes for MIDKHKIKRILAVRNDRFGEFLLNIPALRALKEEYPQAKLTLAVNPVVCGLASIVECIDEVVVWDQIKKNLRKYKFELGVVLNPTKEAHLNIFLAGIPVRVGYNRKWGFLLTHKLRDTKDIGKKHEVDSNLELVALVGAYTQNKSILIKVNEKLFPELSNQKIIAIHPFTSDPVKLWAIDNFKELAGRIRRQLGLKVILVGLSQDAIKVEGDIINMINKTSLLELAALLKHCSLLISGDSGPVHLAAAVGTPVIALFRNDLAGKAAKRWGPYGEGHIVIEKSKLSDISIDEVFNRIKDKE
- a CDS encoding DegT/DnrJ/EryC1/StrS family aminotransferase — translated: MNIPTLDLKKQIEPIRQELDAAIKEVIDNTSFILGSGVDKFERHVTEYSGAKYAIGVSNGTDAISLAMLALGIKPDDGVICPAFTYYATAGAVANIGAVPVFADIDCDTYNISLESVEKILSRKNKFKIKAIIPVHLYGACADMDGVLKLARQYKIKVVEDTAQAFGAEYRGKKAGTLGDCGTVSFYPGKNIGAFGDAGLILTNIKNLAEKIRIFRNQGNKDKYYHLFLGRNNRLDSIQAAVLDVKLKYLDIWNKKRQEVAQYYNRNLAGLNLKLPVVARNSTHIYHQYVLRAQVSNKSFVDYLQTKGIDSRVFYPVPLHLQKCFKYLGYKTGNFPEAEKAAKQTFTLPIYPELTLEEKNYIISQVETVSLPCRQAAQSGNRVKI
- a CDS encoding glycosyltransferase family 2 protein, which encodes MAKLSVVVLTKNEESCIGQCLESVKWADEIIVVDDESTDKTVEIVKKYNCKVFFRKMDVEGKHRNWAYAQAKNNWVLSLDADETVTPELRIEIESAIATDEFVAYDIPLRNFISNYWVKYGGWYPAAKVRLFKKDKFKYEESEVHPRAFIEGSCGHLKFDIIHRGYPDLEHFLNSVNRQSTLEAVKWINTGRKMTLLWVSWRAVDRFFRRYIRKKSYKDGMYGFVIAYFDTLYQILSYVKFREMQNKNKQSLNRH